The sequence TCGTCTCCATGACCGATGCCATGCGGCGGCTTGCCGGCGGCGATACCGATGTCGCGATACCGGCGGTCGGGCGGAAGGACGAGATCGGCCAGATGGCCGGCACGGTGCAGGTCTTCAAGGACAACATGATCCGCACCCGCGAGATGGAGCGGGAAGCCAGGGAGGCCGAGGTGCGGGCCGCCGCCGAGCGCAAGGCGGCGATGATCCGGCTTGCGGACTCCTTCGAGGCCAGCGTCAAGGGCATCGTCGAGACGGTAGCCTCCGCCGCGACCGAGATGCAGAGCACGGCGTCGGTGATGACCCATACCGCGGACACCACCAGCCAGCAGGCGACGGCGGTGGCCGCCGCGTCGGAGCAGGCTTCGGCCAACGTCCAGACCGTGGCCGCCGCGACCGAGGAGCTGTCCTCCTCCATCGCCGAGATCGGTCGGCAGATCAACAGTTCCAGCCAGATCGCCGGCCAGGCGGTGACCGAGGCGGGCCGGACCAACGAAACCATGAAGGTGTTGGTCCAGGCGGCCGGGCAGATCGGCCAGGTGGTCGAGCTGATCAACACCATCGCCGGGCAGACCAACCTGCTCGCCCTGAACGCCACCATCGAGGCGGCGCGGGCCGGGGAGGCGGGCAAGGGCTTCGCGGTGGTGGCTTCGGAGGTCAAGGCCCTGGCGACCCAGACCGCCCGGGCGACCGAGGAGATCCAGGTCAAGGTCAAGGAGATCCAGGGTGCCACCAACGGAGCGCAGGCGGCGATCGACGGCATCGGCAGGATCATCGGGCAGATGAACGAGATCACCACGACCATCGCCGCCGCGATCGAGGAACAGGGCGCCGCCACGCGCGACATCTCCTCCAACGTCAGCCAGGCGGCGCGGGGCACCGAGGAAGTCTCCTCCAACATCACCGGCGTGACCCAGGCCGCCGGAGAGACCGGAGCCGCGGCATCCCAGGTGCTCGGCGCTTCCGAAGGCTTGGCACGTGAGGCCGAGAAGCTTCGCGGCGAAGTCGCGACCTTTATCGCCACCGTCCGGGCCGCCTGACCGGCAGCTGAAAGGAAGAGCTCCGCGCGCTACCCGCCGCGGGGCTCTTTCGTTGGTGCTCTTCCAATTCGGAGTCCGTCGAGACTGACGTTCCAGGGCTGCCGATATTCCCGAATCCTCTTGTTCAGCTCATGGGCATTTCGCGCTCCTTCCGAAATGCCGGGATTTTCCACCACCGCTCCATCAGCGCGGAAGTCGCTTCGCAATACTGTGATTGCCACGATTGCAGTCAATTGCCGCCTTGTTTTCGGGGCCGGCGCGACGCTCGGTCGTTCCAAGTCAACTGAGGGTGCAAGAATGGGAAGCGCAGCTGGGACTAGGCGGTGGGTCGTCGTCCTGTCCGTCGTGGGGCTCACGGCACTGCCGATAGCATTGGGCGCGGGCCTGATCGACATGCAGGTCGCGCACGCTAAAGGCGGCTCGGGCGGAGGTGGTGGTGGTGGCGGCGGCGGCGGTGGATCAGGAGGTGGTGGCTCGGGAGGCGGTGGCGGTCATGGCGGCGGCTCCGGCGGAGGTGGCCACGGCGGTGGATCAGGAGGTGGTCGCGGTGGTGACGATGGTGGCCGCGGATCGGATAGCCGGAGTGCCAGCAGTTCGCAAAGCCGGTCATCTTCATCTTCCAACGATCGCGGCCGGTCAAGCGATGACGCCCGCGGCCGGGAGGCCGAAGCCCGGGGCCGCGCCGCCGAGGGCGAGACCGAGGCCCGTGGCCGGGAGGCCGAGGCCCGGGGCCGCGCCGCCGAGGGCGAAACGGAAGCCCGCGGCCGGGAGGCCGAAGCCCGTGGTCGCACCGCCGAAGGTGAGCAGCATGCCCGGGGAGCCGACGACGCGGCGCGGTCCGCCGCCCGGACAGAGATCGAGCGGGGAATGGCCGTGGGCACGTCCAGCGCCCGGATCGACGCCTATGGCCGTGCCGTGCAGGAAGCCGGCCGGATCCAGGACGACACGGCCCGGCGTCAGGCGCTCGACGCAGCCGCTTCCATGCTGACCCATCGCTGACGGGCGGCCAAGGCCGGACCTGCATCCCTGCCCCGCAATCCCCTGTCGTCGCGGCCCTCGTTCTTCTATGACAGACGCCTTGTCCCGCCGAGGCGGTATCTGGAAGAACGAGGGCTTGATCGCGGATGAAGGCACTGACGCTATCCCGGAACGAGGCGCTGCGGATCGCGCTCGCGGCGCAAGGCTTCGGCAAACCCAGGGCGGCGGGGAAAAACGGACCCTGTGACCGGGGCCATCTGGGCCGGGCGGTGAAGCGGGCCGGTCTGCTGCAGATCGATTCCGTCAATGTCCTGGTCCGGGCCCACTACATGCCGCTGTTCTCCCGGCTGGGTCCCTATCCCCAAAGTCTGCTGGACGAAGCGGCCTGGGGGAAGAAGCGGACGCTGTTCGAGTACTGGGCGCACGAGGCGTCGCTCCTGCCGCTGGACATGCATCCGCTGCTGCGCTGGCGGATGGAGCGGGCCGCGCGCGGCCAGGGCATCTATGGCAGGCTGGCCCGGATATCGCGGGAGCGTCCGGAACTGGTGGCTT is a genomic window of Skermanella mucosa containing:
- a CDS encoding methyl-accepting chemotaxis protein, whose product is MTQQENIGTVEDILSLKNAYAASFKEVVEKSARRDALEAEILNDVGVKLRKMLTEMRAAEMAVGNGAVLGDLAQASESFLVARVVAARFLGLKNKSEIARVMKELDSVDSRLVELAAQLIAPEQSRRLTDVKQALSRYGQGFEELASVTLEIEDRIAGPMTDTMALIRRKADDILAIATDLQATTQTEAVNHAASVRMTAAVLCATAVMLGLALAWLIARSIAVPVVSMTDAMRRLAGGDTDVAIPAVGRKDEIGQMAGTVQVFKDNMIRTREMEREAREAEVRAAAERKAAMIRLADSFEASVKGIVETVASAATEMQSTASVMTHTADTTSQQATAVAAASEQASANVQTVAAATEELSSSIAEIGRQINSSSQIAGQAVTEAGRTNETMKVLVQAAGQIGQVVELINTIAGQTNLLALNATIEAARAGEAGKGFAVVASEVKALATQTARATEEIQVKVKEIQGATNGAQAAIDGIGRIIGQMNEITTTIAAAIEEQGAATRDISSNVSQAARGTEEVSSNITGVTQAAGETGAAASQVLGASEGLAREAEKLRGEVATFIATVRAA